Proteins encoded in a region of the Bubalus bubalis isolate 160015118507 breed Murrah chromosome 9, NDDB_SH_1, whole genome shotgun sequence genome:
- the BEST2 gene encoding bestrophin-2, which yields MTVTYTARVAKARFGGFSKLLLLWRGSIYKLLWRELLCFLGLYMALSAAYRFVLTEDQKRYFEKLVLYCDRYASLIPVSFVLGFYVTLVVHRWWNQYLSMPLTDALMCVVVGTVHGHDERGRLYRRTLMRYAGLSGVLILRSVSTAVFKRFPTIDHVVEAGFMTREERKKFENLNSSYNKYWVPCVWFCNLAAQARREGRIRDNGAFKLLLEELNVFRSKCGMLFHYDWISVPLVYTQVVTIAVYSYFLACLIGRQFLDPAQGYKDHDLDLCVPIFTLLQFFFYAGWLKVAEQLINPFGEDDDDFETNFLIDRCFQVSMLAVDEMYDDLAMLEKDLYWDTVEARAPYTAATAFLMQQPSFQGSTFDITLAKEDMQFQRQDGLDVPLNEAHGDFLQRLLPVGTGMGTGGLLGRRVPLLRRKNSHVSEESMAASCACAGAPDGAVPECGCEGPLVDLGQPEPESEPLTGPESLAPVPAPRAPAEPLTVVPLSGTRGPAPPWLPSPIGEEEESLA from the exons ATGACCGTCACGTACACGGCGCGCGTGGCGAAGGCGCGCTTCGGCGGCTTCtcgaagctgctgctgctgtggcgCGGGAGCATCTATAAACTTCTGTGGCGCGAGCTGCTCTGTTTCCTCGGACTCTACATGGCGCTGAGTGCCGCCTATCG CTTCGTGCTGACCGAAGACCAGAAACGCTACTTCGAGAAGCTCGTCCTTTACTGCGACCGGTACGCCAGTCTCATCCCGGTCTCCTTCGTGCTGG GCTTCTACGTGACGCTGGTAGTGCACCGTTGGTGGAACCAGTACCTATCCATGCCCCTGACCGACGCGCTCATGTGCGTCGTGGTTGGCACAGTGCACGGACACGATGAGCGCGGCCGCCTCTACCGACGCACGCTCATGCGCTACGCAGGGCTCTCCGGGGTGCTTATCCTGCGCTCGGTCAGCACCGCGGTCTTCAAGCGCTTCCCCACCATAGATCATGTGGTGGAAGCAG GGTTTATGACCCGCGAGGAGCGCAAGAAGTTCGAGAACCTAAACTCATCCTACAACAAGTACTGGGTGCCTTGCGTCTGGTTCTGCAACCTGGCGGCGCAGGCTCGGCGCGAGGGCCGCATCCGCGACAACGGCGCCTTTAAGCTACTGCTGGAG GAGCTGAATGTGTTTCGGAGCAAATGTGGGATGCTCTTTCACTATGACTGGATTAGCGTGCCCCTTGTCTACACCCAG GTGGTGACCATTGCTGTGTACAGCTACTTCCTGGCTTGCCTCATTGGCCGCCAGTTCCTGGACCCAGCACAGGGCTACAAAGATCACGACCTGGACCTGTGCGTGCCAATCTTCACCCTGCTGCAGTTCTTCTTCTATGCTGGTTGGCTCAAG GTAGCTGAGCAGCTCATCAACCCCTTTGGAGAGGACGACGATGACTTTGAGACCAATTTTTTGATCGACCGATGCTTCCAG GTGTCAATGCTGGCTGTGGACGAGATGTATGATGACCTGGCCATGCTGGAGAAGGACCTGTACTGGGACACGGTTGAGGCTCGCGCTCCCTACACCGCGGCCACTGCCTTCCTGATGCAGCAGCCCTCCTTCCAGGGCTCTACCTTCGACATCAC GCTGGCCAAGGAGGACATGCAGTTCCAGCGTCAGGACGGCTTGGACGTGCCGCTGAATGAAGCACACGGCGACTTCCTGCAGCGCCTCCTGCCAGTGGGCACGGGCATGGGCACAGGTGGCCTCCTGGGCCGGCGCGTGCCCTTGCTGCGCCGCAAGAACAGCCACGTGTCGGAGGAATCCATGGCTGCTAGCTGCGCGTGCGCAGGCGCTCCCGACGGCGCGGTCCCGGAGTGTGGCTGCGAAGGCCCGCTGGTCGACTTAGGCCAGCCGGAGCCGGAGTCTGAGCCCCTCACCGGCCCCGAGTCGCTTGCCCCCGTCCCCGCTCCCAGGGCGCCCGCTGAGCCCTTAACCGTGGTGCCGTTGTCTGGGACCCGGGGGCCGGCTCCGCCCTGGCTGCCCAGCCCCATTGGCGAGGAGGAGGAGAGTCTAGCCTGA